From a single Oncorhynchus tshawytscha isolate Ot180627B linkage group LG29, Otsh_v2.0, whole genome shotgun sequence genomic region:
- the LOC112252981 gene encoding basic helix-loop-helix domain-containing protein USF3 isoform X2 gives MILDQAYLYISELQKQNDAMLLEGGEQVQVEEIRRLRHQLDELRRESGHYIELLKAHDINFLDDPTVHWKGKLRCAKVAKVTPTHQLPKGIIVYSNGNVICPAGKEPSPASDLGKQPVMAGIVQSSCDITAGVRVNVALQHVSVPSSAPPLLPKATLAPIVSTPGMKLVEQCVEEVPLAPKLPPSVSYITLQGICPLPTITAAFPQPATPAPSLPVAASLATPLSLHPVPSFTALPQVITTQNAAIRTMSYTTINSSPTILGASAAGSTQTTWTTLQLAGNTVQPVCQSLPTPETSTSGQQSIQQIVGTKLSVQPIHIQMRPQVTIQPQAPITAHIQAQPSIQRTPQLRPAILAQHQPHPVMASQPHCTVLPQSAIMPQPAAVAHSTMISRPQPAVQQQATVPSHPQTVLMTQPQPAMLPQVQAQAHPQAAVRPLLQTMQVLQMNPTGTATAGVTTPQNTNNPSVVILQQASPCSAQSVVSDDLTNQTPCQHIVIIQASNQPPPPQNPQVGMVPAAAPNQIVATSSTTSTTGQQIVGGKQLVHILPRPVPQTQTPQAPPVPPNPQTITVNGQVFALQTMKTSEKSGCKGGQSSLQLIQPSTAEEPSTAKEPTTNMHTLGALSSLNQSISQGMPSCISTQSNVQRPSLASPSYSIVPQQKPSSVPILAAPHSSPVRQIPSVTPHRPGLAMGTGKALWSQPETASVPRPKRAITKRTKLVSKNEPKQGRPVTISAKPVALTGDRLEQEVTVPQGIPSSVAVTVQPKPLPVSTTANTPTVSSSEASTQTRPVELSINSTLSSPESNSVTTSSYSGPTVSSECTTRSKTSVTSVTLCTAAVSSSSIFSSTQSELIITSVVSLATVTSAADKPTVTSTVSSQSKQPAVAISDRSTHLRPTVTSTVSSQSKQPAVAVSDRSTHLRPTVTSTVSSQSKQPAVAVSDRSTHLRPTVTSTVSSQSKQPAVAVSDRSTHLRPTVTSTVSSQSKQPAVAVSDRSTHLRPTVTQNRQPVTTISTVQTRSTITNGSSRQSRSTGACSTETRSRSTGVMSSAACQPSVSTVNSIGNRPVVSLQSAQLNSSSQGQTKPANSQESQPTTQTQSQPVASPSGPSTPTLCSGALSLPSPSVTVPMTMPSEYRKWVPYNRPSTQQMTMPTSTPSHPAELKVTAVSGREKEPQAESHPSAAMEKASVRSDAAPSRMDYTLPQQVYVLDHEPLDQPPAPNRQTDSLMSGGAGGGRGFSVASMLPTGHSVSSPPGHFGSFTFASEQTDILAMLEQDSPGRRVGGCTVDNSTSTNTPTPAWEPNSKSQQASNRKERSAGQQTKLTKPMETPVAKQVSVRVQAGDQTFAVRHPQNISFSQSHSHPQSQAQSGTSGTLSINNLIRPSSSQQQAYPGSLSLAGQLGSVPSPVGNSAHVSQTSTPVLPPFSGSVQLNEYAPLMRPQVGVGEPRYIKDLSKRPAQDDVILSSSNKRQKTCSSASNVGRMEVKPLDHSQMMVPQLPPTTSSIMTRINPDGVGTLFSGNTFMSTMLRPTESHCTPQLPTQEHNQPGVLHLPHGHPQHGAPQPGQHLGGNPYLKQQQQQQQQQEHQGHHLYQLQHHLTQPDPAHLHSLHQRALQQVQKKRGLVGGGQKQHHQEKGGVQQHQHQQSQQSHQQQPQTQQQHQQQSQQQHQQQTQQQHQPQALSQQQHLQQHPQQQHQQQSSHSRHQHLQQQQIQHFGSQHQEKSCEAQPGPAGPRGHHSSHLAQEHLKSDQDHSTMQRLMSSRNLEQHLTSQPSNPASQPSDLGCVPPRQDHHRVSSYSAEALIGKGSSSDEQQRMVLHLQATRGTTQEQPDLRGYLDTPRVKGNVTHNPQSRLPPDHPGSADVQRVSECPPFKTMAGAEGGHQLGGFEDMTPKSGPSSQRGQQGGFRMNPGPPGDGRTRGGYSGPHPGTQGVQIGAPGLTRDQEGCHQSFMQSLLEQTDHQRAVQCCPPVSMEYGCVSGSSAGDMQAKASSPSVPPTQKASTMRLGEGNKGHIPHGSGNMGTHPGVRTGLPHPLTPHNSSEPGRTTASSRPPTAVSQRSRHITQEAQSGKLRPGERPRSGSLRPGNPFEPDVHLLGRPQSGSEAQRSSIVRFMADSAQVSGDNNLVPDQHLAQNFGFSFMPDGGLNLPPINANSTFIPPVSQTNSSRPSSLLPVEPQNTLPSFYPSYPPAAHPSLASDIPIQYFSNQMFTSPGADKSSSAPLNNRFGSILSPPRSVGFAQATFPLLSDMPPMPISNSSGITPHLSNFSLTSLFPEIATAMQPDGSAMPMSPLLSLSNNPSADSGKQPNRLAHNISHILGHDGSSAV, from the exons ATGATCCTTGACCAGGCCTACCTTTACATAAGTGAGCTGCAGAAACAAAATGACGCCATGCTTCTCGAAGGGGGAGAACAAGTACAAG TTGAGGAGATCCGGCGGCTGCGGCATCAGCTGGACGAGCTGCGGCGGGAGAGCGGCCATTACATTGAGTTGCTCAAAGCCCACGACATCAACTTCCTGGACGACCCCACCGTCCACTGGAAGGGAAAGCTGCGCTGTGCAAAGGTCGCCAAAGTAACGCCCACTCACCAGCTCCCCAAAGGAATTATTGTCTACTCCAATGGGAATGTGATATGCCCAGCAGGGAAGGAACCTAGTCCAGCTTCCGATCTGGGGAAGCAACCAGTCATGGCTGGGATTGTTCAGTCGTCTTGTGACATCACAGCAGGGGTTAGGGTGAACGTGGCTCTTCAGCACGTCAGTGTCCCTTCCTCTGCCCCTCCGCTCCTCCCTAAGGCAACCCTAGCCCCTATAGTGTCTACACCTGGCATGAAGCTGGTGGAACAGTGTGTAGAAGAGGTACCTTTAGCCCCCAAACTACCCCCCTCTGTGTCCTACATCACCCTCCAGGGTATCTGCCCACTCCCCACGATCACTGCAGCCTTCCCCCAGCCTGCCACCCCAGCCCCTAGTCTCCCCGTTGCAGCCAGTTTGGCCACCCCACTCTCGCTCCATCCTGTCCCCAGCTTTACAGCCCTTCCCCAGGTCATAACCACCCAGAACGCTGCCATCAGGACTATGAGCTATACGACTATCAACAGCAGCCCAACCATCCTCGGGGCCAGTGCAGCAGGGAGCACACAGACCACCTGGACTACCTTACAGCTGGCTGGGAACACAGTGCAACCTGTCTGCCAGTCACTCCCCACCCCAGAGACTAGCACCTCTGGGCAGCAGAGTATCCAACAGATTGTGGGCACTAAACTATCAGTTCAACCCATTCATATTCAAATGAGGCCACAGGTAACCATACAGCCCCAGGCACCCATCACTGCCCATATCCAAGCCCAGCCTTCCATCCAGAGGACACCCCAGCTACGGCCAGCTATCCTGGCCCAGCACCAGCCCCATCCAGTCATGGCTTCCCAGCCACACTGTACTGTCCTCCCTCAGTCAGCCATCATGCCCCAGCCTGCTGCGGTAGCCCACTCAACTATGATATCACGACCTCAACCTGCTGTACAACAACAGGCAACAGTCCCCTCCCATCCACAGACTGTCCTCATGACTCAACCCCAACCAGCTATGCTTCCTCAGGTCCAGGCTCAAGCCCACCCCCAGGCAGCTGTTAGGCCCCTCCTCCAGACCATGCAGGTATTGCAAATGAACCCTACTGGGACAGCAACTGCTGGGGTAACGACTCCCCAGAACACTAACAACCCGAGTGTTGTCATCCTACAGCAGGCCAGTCCCTGCTCAGCCCAGTCGGTTGTCAGTGACGACTTAACCAATCAGACGCCTTGTCAGCACATCGTCATCATCCAGGCCTCCAATCAGCCTCCACCTCCTCAGAACCCTCAGGTTGGCATGGTGCCCGCAGCAGCACCCAATCAGATTGTCGCTACCAGCTCCACAACTTCCACCACTGGGCAACAGATCGTTGGGGGTAAACAGTTGGTTCACATTCTACCACGTCCCGTCCCTCAAACCCAGACACCCCAAGCCCCCCCGGTTCCCCCGAACCCTCAGACCATCACTGTGAACGGGCAGGTGTTTGCCTTGCAGACCATGAAGACCTCTGAAAAGTCAGGCTGTAAGGGTGGCCAGAGCAGTCTCCAGCTGATCCAGCCCAGCACCGCTGAGGAGCCCAGCACTGCTAAGGAGCCCACCACCAACATGCACACCCTGGGAGCCCTCAGCAGCCTCAACCAGAGCATCTCACAGGGCATGCCGTCATGCATCTCCACCCAGAGTAACGTCCAGCGACCGTCCCTAGCCTCACCATCCTACTCTATAGTGCCACAGCAGAAGCCATCTTCTGTCCCCATTTTAGCAGCTCCACACAGTTCCCCCGTCAGGCAGATCCCCAGTGTGACTCCACACAGACCAGGGCTGGCGATGGGTACAGGGAAGGCCTTGTGGAGTCAGCCTGAAACAGCCTCAGTGCCCAGACCTAAGAGGGCCATCACCAAGAGGACCAAGTTAGTGAGTAAGAATGAGCCCAAACAGGGACGGCCTGTCACCATCTCAGCGAAGCCAGTGGCTTTAACAGGGGACCGTCTGGAACAAGAGGTCACTGTGCCTCAGGGAATCCCATCCTCTGTTGCTGTGACAGTTCAGCCAAAGCCACTCCCTGTCAGCACTACAGCTAACACACCCACAGTTAGTAGTAGTGAGGCTTCAACACAGACCAGACCTGTTGAGCTTAGTATCAACTCTACACTGTCCTCTCCTGAAAGTAATAGTGTGACTACTAGTTCATATAGTGGACCAACTGTCTCCAGTGAATGCACCACACGGAGTAAAACCTCTGTGACAAGTGTCACTCTGTGTACAGCagcagttagtagtagtagtatttttaGCTCCACACAGAGTGAACTCATTATCACTAGTGTTGTGAGTCTAGCTACTGTCACTTCTGCAGCAGATAAGCCTACAGTCACTTCTACTGTTTCTTCTCAGAGTAAACAACCTGCGGTCGCCATTAGTGACAGGTCCACTCACCTCAGACCTACAGTCACTTCTACTGTTTCTTCTCAGAGTAAACAACCTGCGGTCGCCGTTAGTGACAGGTCCACTCACCTCAGACCTACAGTCACTTCTACTGTTTCTTCTCAGAGTAAACAACCTGCGGTCGCCGTTAGTGACAGGTCCACTCACCTCAGACCTACAGTCACTTCTACTGTTTCTTCTCAGAGTAAACAACCTGCGGTCGCCGTTAGTGACAGGTCCACTCACCTCAGACCTACAGTCACTTCTACTGTTTCTTCTCAGAGTAAACAACCTGCGGTCGCCGTTAGTGACAGGTCCACTCACCTCAGACCTACAGTCACACAGAACAGACAGCCGGTCACTACTATCAGCACTGTGCAAACTAGATCAACTATCACTAATGGCAGTTCTAGACAGAGCAGATCTACTGGTGCCTGTTCCACAGAGACTAGATCTAGGTCTACGGGTGTGATGTCTTCAGCAGCATGTCAACCCTCAGTCAGCACTGTAAACTCAATAGGAAATAGACCAGTGGTGTCTCTCCAGTCTGCTCAGCTCAATTCGTCATCACAGGGTCAGACCAAGCCAGCCAACAGCCAGGAGTCTCAGCCTACAACCCAGACCCAGTCCCAGCCCGTGGCTTCTCCTTCGGGCCCCTCCACTCCAACCCTCTGTTCTGGCGCCCTGTCTTTACCCTCACCCTCTGTAACAGTCCCCATGACCATGCCATCAGAATACAGGAAATGGGTCCCCTATAACAGACCCTCCACCCAGCAAATGACCATGCCCACTTCCACACCATCCCATCCTGCTGAGCTCAAAGTGACAGCGGTGTCAGGCAGGGAGAAGGAACCTCAGGCAGAGAGCCACCCCAGTGCAGCGATGGAGAAAGCGAGCGTGAGGAGTGATGCTGCTCCCTCTAGAATGGACTACACTCTCCCACAGCAGGTGTACGTGCTAGACCACGAACCCTTGGATCAGCCTCCGGCTCCTAATAGACAGACTGACTCGCTCATGTCTGGTGGCGCAGGTGGTGGAAGGGGCTTCTCTGTGGCGTCTATGCTTCCGACCGGCCACAGTGTCAGTTCCCCGCCAGGTCATTTTGGATCGTTTACTTTTGCCAGTGAGCAGACTGATATCCTGGCTATGTTGGAGCAGGACAGTCctgggaggagggtggggggctGCACCGTGGACAACTCCACCTCAACAAACACCCCAACACCTGCATGGGAACCCAACTCCAAGTCCCAGCAAGCCTCCAACAGAAAAGAGAGGAGTGCTGGACAACAGACAAAGCTCACCAAACCGATGGAGACTCCAGTGGCTAAACAGGTGTCTGTTAGGGTCCAGGCTGGAGATCAGACATTTGCAGTCAGACATCCACAGAACATCTCCTTCTCCCAGTCCCACTCTCACCCCCAGAGCCAGGCTCAGTCTGGTACTTCCGGGACCCTCAGCATCAACAACCTGATCCGGCCCAGCTCCAGTCAGCAGCAGGCCTACCCAGGCTCCCTCAGTCTGGCTGGGCAGCTGGGCTCAGTCCCATCCCCTGTAGGGAACTCAGCCCATGTTTCCCAAACCTCCACCCctgtccttcctcccttctcAGGCTCAGTCCAGCTGAACGAGTACGCCCCCCTGATGAGGCCCCAGGTGGGGGTGGGTGAGCCGCGATACATCAAGGACTTGTCCAAGAGGCCAGCCCAGGATGATGTGATACTGTCCAGCAGTAACAAGCGACAGAAGACCTGCTCGTCGGCCTCTAACGTGGGCCGCATGGAGGTCAAACCCCTGGACCACAGCCAGATGATGGTACCCCAGCTACCCCCTACCACCTCATCCATCATGACCAGGATCAACCCAGACGGAGTGGGTACCCTGTTCTCGGGCAACACCTTCATGAGTACAATGCTCCGACCCACCGAGAGCCACTGCACCCCCCAGCTGCCCACACAGGAACACAACCAACCAGGTGTGCTCCACCTTCCCCATGGCCACCCCCAGCATGGGGCACCCCAGCCAGGCCAACACCTCGGGGGCAACCCCTACCtgaagcagcagcaacaacaacaacaacaacaggagcACCAGGGGCACCACCTGTACCAGCTCCAGCATCACCTGACCCAGCCTGACCCTGCACACCTCCACAGCCTCCACCAGAGGGCGCTTCAGCAGGTCCAGAAGAAGCGGGGGCTGGTTGGAGGGGGTCAGAAACAACACCACCAGGAGAAGGGAGGAGTTCAGCAGCACCAGCATCAACAGTCACAACAATCACATCAACAACAACCTCAAacacagcagcagcaccagcaacagtcacaacaacagcaccaacagcaaacacaacaacagcaccaacCACAAGCCCTGTCACAGCAGCAACATCTGCAACAACACCCTCaacagcagcaccagcagcagagCTCCCACTCCAGACACCAGCACCTCCAGCAGCAACAGATCCAGCACTTTGGGTCGCAGCACCAGGAGAAGAGCTGTGAGGCCCAGCCAGGACCAGCGGGACCCAGAGGTCACCACAGCAGCCACCTGGCCCAGGAACACCTCAAG TCTGATCAGGACCACAGCACCATGCAGAGGCTGATGAGCTCTAGAAACCTGGAGCAGCACCTGACCTCCCAGCCCAGCAACCCTGCCTCCCAGCCCTCCGACCTGGGCTGTGTTCCCCCGCGCCAGGATCACCACCGCGTCTCCAGCTACTCTGCAGAGGCCCTCATTGGGAAGGGCTCGTCTAGTGATGAGCAGCAGCGCATGGTGCTCCATCTGCAGGCCACCCGCGGTACTACACAGGAACAGCCAGACCTACGGGGATACCTGGACACACCCAGAGTGAAGGGCAATGTCACACACAACCCTCAGAGCCGGCTGCCCCCAGACCACCCAGGTTCTGCAGACGTCCAGAGGGTCTCTGAGTGTCCTCCGTTTAAAACAATGGCCGGTGCTGAAGGGGGGCATCAGCTCGGGGGCTTTGAGGACATGACACCTAAATCAGGTCCCTCCTCTCAGAGAGGCCAGCAGGGGGGTTTCAGGATGAACCCGGGGCCTCCAGGGGATGGGCGAACCCGTGGGGGGTACAGTGGACCCCATCCTGGGACGCAGGGGGTGCAGATTGGTGCTCCAGGTCTTACCCGGGACCAGGAGGGGTGTCATCAGAGTTTTATGCAGAGTCTCCTGGAGCAGAccgaccaccagagggcagtccAGTGCTGTCCTCCGGTCAGTATGGAGTACGGCTGTGTGTCTGGCAGCTCTGCAGGGGACATGCAGGCTAAAGCATCCAGCCCCAGTGTTCCTCCCACTCAGAAGGCCTCAACTATGAGGCTTGGGGAGGGCAACAAGGGCCACATTCCTCATGGTAGTGGGAACATGGGCACCCACCCAGGGGTACGGACAGGCCTCCCCCACCCCCTTACCCCTCACAACAGCTCTGAGCCAGGCCGCACCACAGCCTCCTCCAGACCGCCCACCGCAGTCAGCCAGCGCTCCCGCCACATCACCCAGGAGGCCCAGAGCGGGAAGCTGAGGCCTGGAGAGCGACCACGGTCAGGCAGCCTGAGACCTGGGAACCCCTTTGAGCCTGACGTCCACCTGCTGGGTCGACCACAGTCGGGGAGTGAGGCGCAGCGCAGCAGTATCGTTCGCTTTATGGCAGACAGTGCCCAGGTCTCCGGGGACAACAACCTGGTGCCTGACCAACACCTGGCCCAGAACTTTGGCTTCTCCTTCATGCCGGATGGAGGACTGAACCTCCCTCCTATCAATGCCAATTCTACTTTCATCCCCCCTGTTAGCCAGACCAACTCCTCCCGCCCCTCGTCCCTGCTCCCCGTAGAGCCGCAGAACACCTTACCCTCCTTCTACCCCTCCTACCCCCCTGCCGCCCACCCCAGCCTGGCCAGCGACATCCCCATCCAGTACTTCTCCAACCAGATGTTCACCAGCCCCGGCGCCGACAAGAGCAGTTCTGCCCCCCTCAACAACCGCTTCGGCTCCATCCTGTCTCCCCCGCGCTCCGTAGGGTTCGCCCAGGCAACCTTCCCCCTACTCTCAGACATGCCCCCTATGCCCATCAGCAACTCCTCTGGCATCACCCCACACCTGTCCAACTTCAGTCTCACTTCGCTGTTCCCTGAGATCGCCACGGCGATGCAGCCTGATGGTTCTGCCATGCCAATGTCCCCTTTGCTGTCGCTCTCCAACAATCCCTCTGCAGACTCAGGCAAGCAGCCCAACCGCCTCGCCCACAACATCAGCCATATCCTGGGGCATGATGGTAGCTCTGCCGTGTAG